In Pirellulales bacterium, the following are encoded in one genomic region:
- a CDS encoding SPFH domain-containing protein has protein sequence MTQAFETFRTQAGLRYWRRRLIIWGVLALGILIALLMTWNEFFVYVPPGQHLVIISKEGAALPAGQVLAEHGQKGILREVKGEGWHFVMPVVFATQLEKNTIVPPGKVGVVTARGGKPLPAGRVLAEPGEQGIQRQVLLPGTYRLNLHGYDLQLVDATDIPAGFVGVLRRLLGAEGKGRFAEGPDEKGILREVLQPGLYYINPKEYEVLKTEVGIFQTSFRYDKDPRQSTAVTFISKGGLPISMDCTIEWEILPQDMPELVAEYGSRFNVERNVIDVQAHAIGRDKGISYGVQDFLEGTQREKFQDEFAVELTRVGAEKNVTVHSAFIRNIVIPETYLKPIRDKQIAAETQVTNKAKEATAQSEADVEREQQMIQQKVAEVDAQTKLIVAGIDREVENIVTRTEAEVEKLKAEYGAQIAALEAQRTQTLGEAEAGVTKMRETAKSSLFQLKMEAFHNDGAAFLRYSLADQLNPEMSLRLFQSGPGTLWTNLDGKNANLFLPLGAGAETKQESKPQPARAGAEVKPASTNAGTKK, from the coding sequence ATGACCCAGGCTTTTGAAACTTTTCGTACGCAGGCCGGCCTTCGCTACTGGCGACGGCGTCTGATCATCTGGGGCGTTCTCGCCCTGGGCATTCTGATCGCGCTGTTGATGACCTGGAACGAGTTCTTCGTCTATGTTCCGCCGGGGCAACACCTGGTGATCATTTCGAAGGAAGGCGCGGCGCTTCCCGCCGGGCAGGTCTTGGCCGAGCACGGGCAAAAAGGGATTCTCCGCGAAGTGAAGGGAGAAGGCTGGCACTTCGTCATGCCGGTCGTGTTCGCCACGCAGCTCGAAAAAAACACGATCGTCCCGCCGGGCAAGGTCGGGGTCGTCACGGCCCGCGGCGGGAAACCGCTTCCCGCGGGGCGAGTGCTAGCCGAACCCGGCGAACAGGGCATTCAACGCCAGGTGCTGCTGCCGGGCACGTACCGCCTGAATCTGCACGGCTACGATTTGCAGCTTGTCGATGCCACCGATATTCCGGCGGGATTCGTCGGCGTGCTGCGGCGGTTGCTGGGCGCCGAAGGCAAGGGACGCTTTGCCGAAGGCCCTGATGAAAAGGGAATTCTGCGCGAGGTATTGCAGCCGGGGCTGTATTACATCAATCCCAAAGAATACGAAGTGCTGAAGACGGAAGTCGGCATCTTTCAGACCTCGTTTCGTTACGATAAAGACCCTCGACAAAGCACGGCGGTCACGTTCATTTCCAAAGGTGGCTTGCCGATCAGCATGGATTGCACGATCGAATGGGAAATCTTGCCGCAAGATATGCCGGAGCTTGTCGCCGAATATGGTTCGCGGTTCAACGTCGAGCGAAACGTCATCGACGTGCAGGCCCACGCCATCGGCCGCGACAAGGGCATCAGTTACGGCGTGCAGGATTTTCTCGAGGGAACGCAGCGCGAGAAATTCCAGGATGAATTCGCGGTGGAGCTGACGCGCGTGGGGGCAGAAAAGAACGTCACCGTCCATTCGGCCTTCATCCGCAATATCGTGATTCCCGAGACCTACCTGAAGCCGATTCGCGACAAGCAGATCGCGGCCGAGACGCAGGTCACGAATAAGGCCAAAGAGGCCACTGCCCAAAGCGAGGCGGACGTCGAACGCGAGCAACAGATGATCCAGCAGAAAGTCGCGGAAGTCGACGCGCAGACGAAACTGATCGTGGCCGGCATCGACCGCGAAGTGGAGAACATCGTGACGCGCACCGAGGCGGAAGTCGAGAAATTGAAAGCGGAATATGGCGCCCAGATCGCGGCGCTCGAGGCCCAGCGCACCCAGACGCTGGGCGAAGCCGAGGCGGGTGTGACCAAGATGCGGGAGACGGCCAAAAGCAGCTTGTTCCAACTGAAAATGGAAGCTTTTCATAATGACGGCGCGGCGTTTCTGCGGTATTCGCTCGCCGACCAGTTGAACCCCGAGATGTCCTTGCGATTGTTCCAAAGCGGTCCCGGGACGCTGTGGACGAACCTGGATGGCAAGAATGCCAATCTCTTCTTGCCGCTGGGGGCGGGAGCGGAAACGAAGCAAGAGAGCAAGCCGCAACCGGCCCGCGCCGGAGCCGAAGTGAAACCGGCCTCGACCAATGCCGGCACGAAGAAATAA
- a CDS encoding PspA/IM30 family protein produces the protein MIGRKVWRSLQGFANKAANFLWTADPIAQMQYEYDLAVVQLKEGREGLEQYRALVERVWRQIANERTHIRDLESKVRAYLAANDRETAGRFALELRKAQEELAENEEQVQLHEAAYENNLAKIKQAGAKLSQVREQIAKYDAELKMTKAEAEMAKLTTSFNIDATTDFGQIEQFVHDKISLNKAKVRVAGDLSGEGADDRERQRAMERALADQALRDFEAGARIGAAPAARPTEPPKQLAPPAAGPSNE, from the coding sequence ATGATCGGACGAAAAGTGTGGCGCTCTTTGCAGGGCTTTGCGAATAAGGCCGCCAATTTCCTCTGGACGGCGGATCCCATTGCCCAGATGCAATACGAGTACGATCTTGCCGTCGTCCAGCTCAAGGAGGGGCGCGAGGGCTTAGAGCAGTACCGGGCGCTGGTCGAGCGCGTGTGGCGGCAGATCGCGAACGAGCGAACCCATATCCGCGATCTGGAAAGCAAAGTTCGTGCCTACCTGGCGGCCAACGACCGGGAAACCGCCGGCCGCTTTGCTCTCGAACTGCGCAAGGCTCAGGAAGAGCTGGCGGAGAACGAAGAGCAGGTACAACTGCACGAAGCGGCTTACGAGAACAATCTGGCCAAGATCAAGCAGGCCGGCGCGAAGCTGAGCCAGGTTCGCGAACAAATCGCGAAATACGACGCCGAATTGAAAATGACCAAGGCCGAAGCCGAAATGGCCAAGCTGACCACGAGTTTCAACATCGACGCGACGACCGATTTCGGCCAGATCGAGCAGTTCGTACACGACAAAATCAGCTTGAACAAGGCCAAGGTGCGCGTCGCCGGCGATCTGTCCGGCGAAGGGGCCGACGATCGCGAGCGGCAGCGCGCCATGGAACGGGCGCTTGCCGATCAGGCTTTGCGCGACTTCGAAGCAGGCGCGCGGATCGGCGCCGCCCCCGCGGCCCGACCGACGGAGCCGCCCAAGCAGCTCGCTCCGCCAGCAGCCGGGCCATCGAACGAATGA
- a CDS encoding cytochrome P460 family protein, whose translation MATVALLLVAAGLLYWRTRAVAAPVEPTARVAFTADGKLKRPEGYRTWVYVGTPLTPNDLNGGEAAFPEFHAVYIDPESFDHFEKTGQFRDGTVIIKELVLVGAKEAASGKGYFMGDFTGLETAIKDSKRFTDEPGKWGYFTFGHKYPLKKEAALQDTASCNTCHQTSAKMDHIFTQYYPVLRAAAPHTK comes from the coding sequence ATGGCAACCGTCGCTCTATTGCTCGTAGCGGCCGGGCTTTTGTATTGGCGGACACGAGCCGTCGCGGCGCCGGTCGAACCGACGGCGCGAGTCGCGTTCACGGCCGACGGCAAACTCAAACGGCCGGAAGGCTATCGCACGTGGGTCTACGTTGGCACGCCGCTAACCCCCAACGACCTCAACGGCGGCGAAGCTGCCTTTCCCGAGTTTCATGCGGTCTACATCGATCCCGAAAGCTTTGACCACTTCGAAAAGACCGGGCAGTTTCGCGATGGGACCGTCATCATCAAGGAGCTTGTCCTCGTCGGCGCCAAGGAGGCGGCCAGTGGCAAAGGGTACTTCATGGGCGACTTTACCGGATTGGAAACAGCGATTAAGGACTCCAAGCGATTCACAGACGAACCAGGGAAATGGGGCTACTTCACCTTCGGCCATAAGTATCCGCTCAAAAAGGAAGCCGCCCTGCAAGACACAGCCTCGTGCAATACCTGCCACCAGACCAGCGCCAAGATGGATCATATATTCACTCAGTACTATCCCGTTTTGCGCGCCGCGGCCCCGCACACGAAATGA
- a CDS encoding cytochrome P460 family protein produces MDTKLFGRFAAACLAVATIPIAIIVCSPKNASHAADRSAQATDTFSPYVGKDGSIARPTDYRETFRHLGTWAVAKEANAPVHEMHNVYAQLDAIKSFEQNGKFPDGAVLVKEITNVRADKLTTGQSTWSTDDKVWFVMIKDSKGRFPDNPLWGKGWGWALFKANEPAHNVATDFKTDCLTCHIPAKEDDWIYTRGYSILKKQDTTR; encoded by the coding sequence ATGGACACCAAGCTCTTCGGGCGATTCGCTGCTGCTTGCCTTGCGGTAGCGACGATACCCATCGCGATCATCGTGTGTTCTCCGAAGAACGCATCCCACGCGGCGGATCGTTCTGCCCAAGCCACCGACACGTTTTCGCCGTACGTCGGCAAAGACGGCAGCATTGCGCGGCCGACCGACTATCGCGAAACGTTTCGCCATCTGGGAACGTGGGCTGTCGCCAAGGAGGCGAACGCACCAGTTCACGAAATGCACAACGTTTACGCGCAACTGGATGCTATCAAGTCGTTCGAACAAAATGGGAAGTTTCCTGACGGCGCCGTTCTGGTGAAGGAAATCACGAACGTCAGGGCGGACAAGCTCACAACGGGGCAGTCGACCTGGTCCACCGACGACAAGGTCTGGTTCGTGATGATCAAAGATTCCAAAGGGCGGTTCCCCGACAACCCTCTGTGGGGCAAGGGGTGGGGTTGGGCTTTGTTCAAAGCGAATGAGCCAGCGCATAACGTGGCGACTGACTTCAAGACGGATTGTTTGACCTGCCATATTCCCGCCAAGGAAGACGACTGGATCTACACCCGTGGTTATTCGATTCTGAAAAAACAGGATACGACCCGTTGA
- a CDS encoding NADP-dependent oxidoreductase, producing the protein MRVHAAGVMHTELGWDQTWTTSAGGPRPWPVIPGHEFSGEITALGAGVKNVGVGDLVYGLNDWHSNGAYAEYCAAPVADLARKPASVDHVHAAAAPISALTAWQGLIERAGLTAGQHVLIHGAAGGVGIFAVQLARWRDAHVTGTASAANLDFVRGLGADEVIDYRAQRFEDIVGDVDVVFDAAGGEMLDRSWGVLKPGGRLVTVADSATPNERNRAAYFIVEPNRTQLAEIGRLIETGALRPVVGAVFPIAEARQAYQHKPQHGKVVLSVVDGTGAT; encoded by the coding sequence GTGCGCGTCCATGCCGCTGGCGTCATGCACACGGAACTCGGCTGGGATCAGACTTGGACCACGTCAGCGGGAGGGCCTCGCCCGTGGCCGGTCATTCCCGGTCACGAATTCTCCGGCGAGATCACGGCCCTGGGGGCCGGCGTGAAAAATGTCGGCGTGGGAGATCTGGTTTACGGACTCAATGACTGGCACAGTAACGGCGCCTACGCCGAGTATTGTGCGGCGCCCGTCGCCGATCTCGCCCGCAAGCCGGCGAGCGTCGATCACGTTCACGCAGCCGCCGCACCGATTTCCGCTCTGACGGCATGGCAGGGGTTGATTGAGCGCGCCGGTCTCACTGCAGGCCAGCACGTGCTGATCCACGGCGCGGCCGGGGGCGTCGGCATCTTTGCGGTGCAACTCGCCCGCTGGCGTGATGCGCACGTGACCGGCACGGCTTCGGCAGCCAACCTCGACTTCGTGCGTGGCCTCGGCGCCGACGAGGTGATCGACTATCGCGCTCAGCGGTTCGAGGACATCGTCGGGGACGTGGACGTAGTCTTCGACGCGGCGGGCGGCGAGATGTTGGACAGGTCCTGGGGCGTACTCAAGCCGGGCGGCAGGCTGGTGACGGTCGCCGATTCGGCGACGCCCAACGAGCGCAACCGTGCCGCATACTTCATCGTCGAGCCGAACCGGACGCAACTGGCCGAAATCGGACGACTGATCGAGACCGGCGCGCTCCGCCCGGTCGTTGGCGCCGTGTTCCCGATCGCCGAGGCGCGGCAGGCATATCAGCACAAACCTCAGCACGGCAAGGTCGTGCTGAGCGTGGTCGACGGTACAGGTGCGACGTAG
- a CDS encoding DoxX family protein: MWRRLRPTELAAVFLRFALAAGFLSAVADRFGLWGPADTPGVSWGGFASFLAYTGTLLWFLPAGLVPVAGWVSTVLEVVLALGLLAGFRLRAVALATGILLLVFAVTMTAALGFEPPLSYSVWSAAAAAFLLASLRPAGGDVGTRSSSYSSGSTETLSSATFTLL; the protein is encoded by the coding sequence ATGTGGCGTCGCCTCCGTCCGACGGAACTTGCGGCCGTTTTTCTGCGGTTCGCCCTGGCGGCCGGGTTCCTCTCCGCGGTGGCCGACCGCTTCGGCCTGTGGGGACCTGCCGACACACCGGGAGTGAGCTGGGGCGGGTTCGCTTCGTTTCTTGCTTACACCGGCACGCTCCTCTGGTTTCTGCCAGCCGGTTTGGTGCCGGTCGCCGGGTGGGTGTCGACGGTACTCGAGGTCGTGCTGGCCCTCGGCCTGTTGGCAGGTTTCCGTCTGCGGGCGGTCGCGCTCGCTACCGGGATCCTCTTACTGGTGTTCGCGGTGACGATGACGGCTGCCCTCGGATTCGAGCCGCCGCTCTCGTATTCGGTGTGGTCGGCGGCGGCCGCGGCGTTCCTGCTCGCCTCGCTCCGGCCGGCAGGGGGCGATGTCGGCACAAGGTCTTCTTCGTATTCCAGTGGCTCGACCGAGACCTTGTCGTCAGCCACTTTTACGCTGCTTTGA
- a CDS encoding Rid family hydrolase, whose amino-acid sequence MSHTIHDIGVAKQIAAYSDSIEVRGNVRWLFSSGTPGLATGGDLPSDITGQAEIAWKHMIDLLAKADMGLADLVTVTQYLTRAEDIPDYGKVRARFLGEHRPASMLLVIPQLFKPEFLVELEIVAAK is encoded by the coding sequence ATGTCTCACACTATCCACGATATCGGCGTCGCTAAACAAATTGCCGCCTATAGTGACTCGATCGAGGTTCGAGGCAATGTGCGGTGGTTGTTCTCATCAGGTACTCCCGGGCTCGCCACCGGCGGCGACCTTCCCTCCGACATCACAGGCCAGGCGGAGATTGCGTGGAAACACATGATCGACCTGTTGGCGAAAGCCGACATGGGGTTGGCTGACCTCGTCACCGTGACCCAATACCTGACGCGCGCCGAAGACATCCCGGACTATGGGAAGGTCCGCGCGCGATTCCTCGGCGAGCATCGTCCGGCCTCCATGCTGCTCGTCATTCCGCAACTGTTTAAACCGGAGTTTCTGGTCGAGCTGGAAATCGTCGCAGCGAAGTAG